The following proteins come from a genomic window of Limnochordia bacterium:
- a CDS encoding ABC transporter substrate-binding protein, with amino-acid sequence MGARYFETMARQFEEQYPEIKVEVSSVAGLEEKLSTAIVGGAAPDVVFFPRYLTGQWAARAMLEPMSQFAAAYGILEEHFFKATWDEVSYNGEIWGIPFSTDARVLFYNRQSFMEMGLDSMKPPKNWDELVSYSKRLTARTPEGKLEKVGFVPIWGNQSLLMYIWQNGGSMFNEDYTKVLMDSEEAVGALQWVCDFVDIYGYGDLGEMGGSFGSAEQTPWFTGQIAMITEGSWNLHGLLEYVPAFYEQDLGVAALPGNVEQATVAGGFSFVIPSGAAHLAAAQAFIAWAVQPKNQLGFALETGVIPADVRAGHDEYFRDHFYWRPFIDAMDLYARARPAHPAYPEIEGLMFEALWKALAKEQSAFACLEDATTRGQAILDYYNAVFGF; translated from the coding sequence TTGGGAGCCCGATATTTTGAAACAATGGCTAGACAGTTCGAAGAGCAGTATCCCGAGATTAAGGTGGAAGTAAGTTCTGTTGCAGGGCTCGAAGAGAAGCTATCCACGGCTATTGTTGGTGGAGCAGCCCCCGACGTAGTGTTCTTCCCCCGGTATCTTACGGGTCAGTGGGCGGCAAGGGCCATGCTGGAGCCGATGTCCCAGTTTGCCGCCGCATATGGCATCTTAGAGGAGCACTTTTTCAAGGCTACGTGGGATGAAGTGTCATATAACGGTGAGATTTGGGGTATTCCCTTTAGTACCGATGCCCGGGTCTTATTCTATAACCGACAGTCCTTCATGGAAATGGGTTTAGATTCCATGAAACCACCGAAGAACTGGGACGAACTAGTCAGCTACTCCAAAAGACTGACTGCAAGGACCCCTGAGGGCAAACTGGAAAAGGTGGGGTTTGTTCCAATTTGGGGGAATCAGTCGTTACTTATGTATATCTGGCAAAACGGCGGTAGTATGTTCAATGAAGACTATACAAAGGTGCTGATGGACTCCGAGGAGGCTGTTGGGGCCCTGCAATGGGTATGCGACTTTGTAGACATATACGGATATGGGGATCTTGGGGAGATGGGTGGCTCCTTTGGGTCGGCGGAGCAGACTCCCTGGTTTACCGGTCAAATCGCCATGATTACCGAAGGGAGCTGGAATCTCCACGGTCTCTTGGAGTATGTACCAGCCTTCTACGAACAAGATCTAGGAGTGGCAGCCCTACCCGGTAACGTAGAGCAAGCTACCGTTGCAGGTGGTTTTTCCTTTGTTATTCCTAGCGGCGCCGCACATCTGGCCGCCGCTCAAGCATTCATTGCTTGGGCAGTGCAACCGAAAAACCAGTTGGGGTTTGCTCTAGAGACTGGTGTGATACCTGCGGATGTGCGGGCAGGACATGATGAGTATTTCCGGGATCACTTTTACTGGCGCCCATTTATTGATGCCATGGACCTTTATGCTAGGGCCCGCCCAGCCCATCCAGCCTATCCGGAGATCGAAGGTCTCATGTTTGAAGCACTATGGAAGGCTCTTGCCAAAGAGCAATCTGCCTTTGCTTGTTTGGAGGACGCCACTACCCGGGGGCAAGCGATTCTCGACTACTACAATGCAGTATTTGGTTTCTAA
- a CDS encoding polysaccharide lyase family protein translates to MRIKVAVVILVLLLSGICYANDGLLLWQIGEFDDSSAELALGPNRFGEFPGFFPEGPRFVIGQSDPATDWPYIHPGAGDAWANSQEWAFTIVFDAKDVPEGQTVLWIDLVGAHPQAPPGLKISLNGEQLGVVLPEPGNNAPVYVDPAGGKEEIIAIVLPSDKLKTTGNQLTIKTQGGSWVVYDGIKMVSFRGNVPEGFLPVEEDPWAGITPVIKPGMVVVTPAPTTMGEQAMLVSLQGLVNQRVGRLYLGAVTDHWFQQAVPLNQMPVQVKSPLKVLEAFKQEVQGLVIYDPALIDTVNVAFTLAGLNQAIVVSPDLAQELLARWDDLTIVADLQDRWSTRLEAYTWAYAELWPKCNQGFILNNNPGMIHMQDLQVANRGFGVYLDAGIPEERVLLEEIYRQMNALGTVFGWPGGDADAAIDLASQYGHSYVVTDWCDNLSVLGKGIPPVLKQAEPTMSSGDAKLYVTFILDHAGVFHYNQFHMLDLWNDGARGQVPVGWTVHPRLVDLASGIIDYYFKTATPNDYFLAPINPSGFVHLEAVPDSKAYGTYLQGLLKKAGIKLAWLDSRENAEFDKLSGEVVSALLDVATYGGLDAVFFGRSTSTNCKAVVLGDVTVFPVMYMHGGESAKDLAYRTHQSGAANDGFVVVGIDSWGAGPSYVAEVVNALEDMGDVMVLRPDAWVSLYTDMLR, encoded by the coding sequence ATGAGAATCAAGGTAGCTGTTGTGATCTTGGTGTTACTTCTTAGTGGAATATGCTATGCCAACGACGGTCTGTTGCTCTGGCAAATTGGTGAGTTTGATGACAGCTCTGCTGAACTAGCCTTAGGGCCGAACCGGTTTGGTGAGTTCCCCGGTTTCTTTCCTGAGGGACCTCGTTTTGTGATTGGGCAAAGTGACCCGGCCACCGATTGGCCCTATATTCACCCTGGGGCTGGGGATGCTTGGGCTAATTCCCAAGAGTGGGCGTTCACTATTGTCTTTGATGCCAAGGATGTACCCGAGGGGCAAACGGTCCTGTGGATTGATCTAGTCGGTGCCCATCCCCAAGCTCCTCCGGGACTCAAGATATCACTTAACGGGGAACAGTTGGGGGTTGTTCTACCAGAACCGGGCAATAATGCCCCTGTTTACGTGGATCCCGCTGGTGGCAAAGAAGAGATTATCGCTATTGTACTCCCATCAGATAAGCTGAAGACCACGGGTAATCAATTGACTATAAAGACCCAAGGGGGTTCTTGGGTAGTATATGACGGAATCAAAATGGTTTCTTTCCGGGGTAATGTCCCTGAAGGATTTCTACCTGTCGAGGAGGATCCCTGGGCTGGTATTACGCCTGTGATCAAACCGGGGATGGTAGTTGTTACACCTGCCCCCACCACCATGGGCGAACAGGCAATGCTGGTCTCATTACAGGGTCTTGTCAATCAACGGGTGGGTCGACTGTACCTTGGAGCAGTGACTGATCACTGGTTCCAGCAGGCGGTGCCCCTAAACCAAATGCCTGTTCAGGTGAAGAGTCCTCTGAAGGTTCTAGAGGCCTTCAAGCAGGAAGTACAGGGCCTTGTAATCTATGATCCTGCCTTGATAGACACCGTGAACGTCGCCTTTACCTTGGCGGGACTGAATCAGGCTATTGTTGTTTCGCCGGATCTGGCCCAAGAGTTGCTGGCTCGATGGGACGATCTGACTATCGTTGCTGATCTACAGGATCGGTGGTCGACTAGGCTAGAAGCCTATACCTGGGCCTATGCTGAGCTTTGGCCAAAGTGTAACCAAGGTTTTATCTTAAACAATAATCCCGGCATGATTCACATGCAGGATCTCCAGGTTGCTAATCGGGGATTTGGAGTGTATCTAGATGCGGGTATTCCCGAAGAACGGGTATTGCTTGAGGAGATCTATCGTCAGATGAACGCACTGGGCACAGTCTTCGGGTGGCCCGGGGGTGATGCTGATGCGGCGATTGATTTGGCAAGCCAATACGGACATTCCTATGTGGTTACCGACTGGTGCGATAACCTTAGTGTGCTCGGCAAGGGCATTCCTCCGGTTCTTAAGCAGGCCGAGCCTACAATGTCCAGTGGGGATGCCAAGCTTTACGTTACTTTCATCCTCGATCACGCTGGGGTTTTCCATTACAACCAGTTTCACATGCTGGATCTGTGGAATGACGGGGCCCGGGGACAGGTTCCCGTAGGTTGGACGGTACACCCCCGGCTTGTTGATCTGGCTTCTGGGATCATTGATTACTACTTTAAGACCGCCACTCCCAACGACTACTTCCTAGCACCGATCAATCCAAGCGGGTTTGTCCATCTTGAGGCAGTGCCTGATTCAAAGGCCTACGGGACGTATCTGCAAGGACTTCTGAAAAAGGCTGGCATAAAGCTTGCTTGGCTGGATTCTAGGGAAAACGCAGAATTTGACAAGCTCAGTGGGGAAGTCGTCTCTGCGCTCTTGGATGTTGCTACTTATGGAGGCCTGGATGCTGTGTTCTTTGGTAGAAGCACTTCTACCAATTGTAAGGCAGTGGTCTTAGGTGATGTAACTGTTTTCCCAGTGATGTATATGCATGGTGGTGAATCCGCAAAGGATCTTGCTTACCGTACTCATCAAAGTGGAGCGGCAAATGATGGATTTGTCGTCGTTGGCATCGACAGTTGGGGCGCTGGGCCAAGTTATGTAGCTGAGGTGGTCAACGCGCTAGAAGACATGGGTGATGTGATGGTCCTGCGGCCCGATGCGTGGGTTTCGTTATACACAGACATGCTGCGCTAA